In Planctomycetota bacterium, one genomic interval encodes:
- a CDS encoding GntR family transcriptional regulator — translation MKLHVRRQIASGDWLTGDRLPSQSHIARHLGVSRHSVRRALGDLERDGTLEGAKYSSRRVAGVARSTTPVPLSASAAATEPGNANRLIARSIVHLCSRDVYRESHLLDSGFLIDADLMLQRVLRDRNVNSLCMPLSAMDELSATELAASRPRGLVLTPNAPTPPFVDKLVRDALSVGVRVVTSLTEGVPDACVTVCPDHEAGGRMIVDELARRGCRSVQRLWTHTTYDVRAWCHRRDAGVSERATGLGLELPPAIDAFAFPTRPMVDGDRRPYESGVRLLIGAIFKMVRGGTLPDAFVCSSDYAAMVLDQALAELGVPTEQRPLLAGYDNTWRSLVRLGWGQRPPAITVEKNNHEQGQQLALVVLDPEAGSKLIEPTLVLPENDPQPLK, via the coding sequence GTGAAGCTACACGTCCGCCGGCAGATTGCCTCTGGCGACTGGCTCACGGGCGACCGCTTGCCGTCGCAATCACACATCGCCAGGCACCTGGGCGTGTCGCGGCACTCCGTGCGTCGTGCTCTTGGTGACCTGGAGCGCGATGGCACCCTCGAAGGAGCCAAGTACTCCAGCCGTCGCGTTGCTGGCGTCGCGCGATCGACAACGCCCGTGCCTTTGTCGGCGTCGGCAGCGGCGACAGAGCCCGGCAACGCGAACCGGCTGATCGCGCGATCGATCGTGCACCTGTGCTCGCGAGATGTGTACCGCGAGTCTCACTTGCTCGACAGCGGCTTCCTCATCGACGCCGATCTCATGCTGCAGCGGGTGCTGCGTGATCGGAACGTGAACTCGCTGTGCATGCCGCTCTCGGCGATGGACGAGCTCTCGGCAACGGAGCTGGCGGCGTCGAGGCCGCGCGGGCTTGTCCTGACGCCCAACGCGCCAACGCCGCCATTCGTCGACAAGCTAGTGCGCGACGCATTGAGCGTGGGTGTCCGTGTCGTCACGTCCTTGACGGAAGGCGTGCCGGACGCGTGCGTCACGGTCTGTCCCGACCATGAGGCCGGCGGCAGGATGATCGTGGACGAGCTGGCGCGTCGCGGCTGCCGGTCGGTTCAGCGGCTTTGGACACACACGACGTACGACGTGCGGGCCTGGTGCCACCGGCGAGACGCAGGCGTGAGTGAACGTGCTACCGGGCTCGGTCTTGAGCTGCCTCCGGCGATCGACGCATTCGCCTTTCCGACCAGGCCGATGGTTGATGGGGATCGGCGGCCTTACGAGTCTGGCGTTCGCCTATTGATCGGCGCGATCTTCAAGATGGTGCGGGGCGGGACGCTGCCTGATGCCTTCGTTTGCAGCTCGGACTACGCGGCCATGGTGCTCGACCAGGCACTGGCGGAATTGGGCGTCCCCACCGAGCAACGGCCGCTGCTAGCGGGTTACGACAACACGTGGCGTTCGCTTGTGCGACTCGGCTGGGGCCAACGGCCGCCGGCAATCACGGTGGAGAAAAACAACCATGAGCAGGGCCAGCAGCTTGCGTT